The DNA region CTGCCGGGCCAGCAACTTGACCAACAGGATGCCGCGCCCCGACTCGTCCTCACCGCTGGCGGCCCGGAAGACGGGACCGCGCTCCCCGCGCGCGTCGTGCACCTCGATCCGGAGCCGCCACCGGTCGACGTGGAGCACCAGGCGGATGCGGCGGCCGATCGGCGTGCCGTGGAGGACGGCGTTGGTCACGAGTTCGGTGACCAACAGCCGCCCGGTGTCCAGGAAGCGCTCACCGCCGGGGGTGTCGGCGAGCAGCCTTTCGAGGACCCGGCGCGCTTCGCCGGGGGAACGCCGACTGCGCGGCAGCCAGGAGGAGGAAGGGGTGGAGGGAGAGGCCGAGGGGTTTTCGGACATGGCGGATTCACCGTCCAGGTAAAGGGAGTTGAAGGCGAG from Kitasatospora sp. NBC_00458 includes:
- a CDS encoding ATP-binding protein, producing the protein MSENPSASPSTPSSSWLPRSRRSPGEARRVLERLLADTPGGERFLDTGRLLVTELVTNAVLHGTPIGRRIRLVLHVDRWRLRIEVHDARGERGPVFRAASGEDESGRGILLVKLLARQWGCCPRDGVGKIVWAEVAPVPADPGVDSAPGPIPGSTPIPGPGERAA